CCTTTCCATATGTGGTATCAAAAACAGGATACCCCAAGTTACCCGGTTTAAAATAATACTTTTCCCAGAATCCATTGTTAAGGTTTTCGCCAGCCTGAACATGGGGGATATGATTTTTACGATATTTTCCTAAATAAGAACCATCCGCATCGATGACAGCCGCTGTATTATAGTACACCCCTTCGGCTGCTTTTTCGTATATAGGTAAGACGATGACGACCCCTAACCTTTTGGCCAGCTCCATGAACGTTTGGGTGGTAGGGCCATCGGGGATGGGCTCCGCTGCAGCGTACCACTTTTCATTTTGTTCAGTACAGAAGTAAGGAGTGGTAAACACTTCCTGCAGGCAGATGATCTTCGCTCCCTTTGATGCAGCCTCTTCGACTAACTTAATATGTTTTTGAACGGCATGATCAATGTGAACCTGTACCGGTTCTTCCCCTGAAACATCATGCGTAGCTTGAATGAGACCAATTTTCACATATCTGGACATTGTTCTTCCCCTTTCTTCTATATAATAATGTAGAGTTTAAAATAATTGATTTAAATTCCTTTTTCCACGGTTTCGCCCCTTATTTAGCCGTTGCTTCATCTTTATTAACGAGTTGGGTATTAAATTTATTACGCTTGATGTATTGCCCATGACCAATCTGTCCCACAAACTGTTTATCTCGAATCACAAATTCCCCTCTTGACAATACTGTGATGGGTTCTCCTGTCACTTTCATTCCTTCGAAGGCACTGTAATCAACATTCATATGATGGGTTTCGGCAGAAATGACACGTTCAACATGAGGGTCAAAGATGACAATATCTGCATCACTGCCAACTGCAATAGTCCCCTTTTTTGGGAAAAGTCCAAACAATTTAGCCACTTGAGTAGAGACGATATCGACAAATTGATTTAACGTGATACGACCCTTTTTAACCCCTTCTGAGAAAAGAATACTCAGACGGTCTTCAATAATCGGGCCTCCATTGGGTATTTTGGAGAAATCCCCCACTCCTAACTCTTTTTGTCCTTTGAAGTTAAAGGAGCATTGATCCGACCCCAATGTTTGCAGAGTTCCTGTACTCAAAGCGTTCCACAGCACATCCTGATGCCACTTTTCCCGTAAAGGGGGTGACCAGACGTACTTAGCACCTTCAAAATTTGGCTTCTCCAATGCAGACTGATCCAATACGAGATATTGGGGGCAAGTTTCTCCCCAAACGTTATAGCCTTTGCGACGCGCTTCGGCAATCTTCTCTACGGCGTCAGCACATGAGACATGAACAACGTAGAGTTGTGAATTGGCCAGCCCCGTCAATTGAGCTGCTCTTCCTGTCGCCTCTCCTTCGGCTTCAGGCGGGCGGGTCAAGGCATGGTATATGGGATCTGTGTTCCCTTTGGCCAAGGCATCTTTTACCAGGTAATCAATAACATCTCCATTTTCGGCATGTACCATCACTAGAGCTCCCAGTTCCCGGGCAGCGATCAGAGTGCGGAATAAGGTTTCGTCATCAGCTTGAAACACGTTTTTGTAGGCCATGAAGACTTTAAAAGATGTGATTCCTTCTTCTTCAATGACCTGAGGCAATTCAGCTAAGACATCTTCATTAATCTCCCCGATCATCAAATGGAAGCTATAATCAATGGCCGCTTTTCCCCTTGATTTTTCATGCCAGGTCTCAATAGCCTTTTTCAACGGCTCACCTTTTGTTGTCAAGCAAAAATCAATAATCGTGGTCGTGCCGCCATAAGCGGCTGCAATGGTGCCAGACTCAAAGTCATCAGCCGTAATGGTCCCGCCAAAAGGCATATCAAGATGAGTGTGGGGATCAATCCCTCCCGGGAATAAATAGCACCCTGCAGCATCGACCACTTCAGCACCATTTGCCTCTAAGTTTATTCCAATTTGTGAAACTTTTCCATCTTCAATTAAAACATCTGCTTGATATGTGTCTGCTGCGGTGACAATCGTACCATTCTTAATCAGTTTTTTCACAATAAAACGTACCTCCTTCTTGATTATGATTCTGTTATGGTACTCTTATGAAGATGAACAGCTCGGTTCTTTAATGGCCGCTTGCCTCTCATTCCAGGACATGGGAGTTTCACTTGGAATTTCAATCATATCAATAGCTCCCTCCACGGGACATACAATGGAACAAAGATTACAGCCTACACAATCGTCTTCCCGTACTTCTAGATACTTCTCGCCATTTACATTTGTGAGAATATCAATACATTGATGGGAGGCGTCTTCACAGGCAATATGACATTTATTACAGTTAATGCAGACATCATTATTAATACGGGCCACCACTCGGTAATTAAGATCCAGATCCCCCCAATTTGAGTATTTAGCCACTGATTGTCCGATGATATCTTGCACAGAGGTGATCCCTTTTTCATCTAAATAGTTATTCAAGCCATCGATCATATCTTCCACGATACTAAAGCCATGATGCATCACCGCCGTACACACTTGGACTCCTGTAGCACCCATTAACATGAATTCCACAGTATCTTTCCAGGTTGAGATGCCGCCAATTCCGGAAATAGGAACATTAATTTCAGGATGACGGGCACATTCGGCCACCATATTTAAAGCAATTGGTTTGACGGCTGGCCCGCAGTATCCACCATGCGCGCCTTTTCCGGCTACATGGGGAATGGTATGCCATGTATCAAGGTCGACTCCCATTAAGCTGTTAATCGTATTAATGAGACTAATGGCATCGGCTCCACCTTGTACTGCTCCTCGAGCCGTATGGGTGATATCGGTTATGTTTGGAGTTAATTTAACAATGACGGGTGTTTGGGCCACTTCTTTTACCCAGTAGGTTTGTTGCTCTACCAAATCAGGATGCTGCCCGGATGCAGATCCCATTCCTCTCTCTGCCATTCCGTGGGGACAGCCAAAG
The Caldalkalibacillus uzonensis genome window above contains:
- a CDS encoding nitrilase-related carbon-nitrogen hydrolase, with product MSRYVKIGLIQATHDVSGEEPVQVHIDHAVQKHIKLVEEAASKGAKIICLQEVFTTPYFCTEQNEKWYAAAEPIPDGPTTQTFMELAKRLGVVIVLPIYEKAAEGVYYNTAAVIDADGSYLGKYRKNHIPHVQAGENLNNGFWEKYYFKPGNLGYPVFDTTYGKVGVYICYDRHFPEGARLLALNGAEIVFNPSATVAGLSEYLWKLEQPAHAVANGIYFGAINRVGYEQPWNLGEFYGQSYLVDPRGNFVAMGSRDKTEVVIGEMDRHLIAEVRDQWQFFRDRRPETYQDMVKLLP
- the preA gene encoding NAD-dependent dihydropyrimidine dehydrogenase subunit PreA, which translates into the protein MADLRINLAGIESPNPFWLASAPPTNSGYQVQRAFEAGWGGAVWKTLGEPILNVSSRFAALHYNGQRVVGFNNIELITDRPLEVNLKEIYETKKKFPNHAIIASLMVEPKREKWHEIVKRVEDVGVDGLELNFGCPHGMAERGMGSASGQHPDLVEQQTYWVKEVAQTPVIVKLTPNITDITHTARGAVQGGADAISLINTINSLMGVDLDTWHTIPHVAGKGAHGGYCGPAVKPIALNMVAECARHPEINVPISGIGGISTWKDTVEFMLMGATGVQVCTAVMHHGFSIVEDMIDGLNNYLDEKGITSVQDIIGQSVAKYSNWGDLDLNYRVVARINNDVCINCNKCHIACEDASHQCIDILTNVNGEKYLEVREDDCVGCNLCSIVCPVEGAIDMIEIPSETPMSWNERQAAIKEPSCSSS
- the hydA gene encoding dihydropyrimidinase; protein product: MKKLIKNGTIVTAADTYQADVLIEDGKVSQIGINLEANGAEVVDAAGCYLFPGGIDPHTHLDMPFGGTITADDFESGTIAAAYGGTTTIIDFCLTTKGEPLKKAIETWHEKSRGKAAIDYSFHLMIGEINEDVLAELPQVIEEEGITSFKVFMAYKNVFQADDETLFRTLIAARELGALVMVHAENGDVIDYLVKDALAKGNTDPIYHALTRPPEAEGEATGRAAQLTGLANSQLYVVHVSCADAVEKIAEARRKGYNVWGETCPQYLVLDQSALEKPNFEGAKYVWSPPLREKWHQDVLWNALSTGTLQTLGSDQCSFNFKGQKELGVGDFSKIPNGGPIIEDRLSILFSEGVKKGRITLNQFVDIVSTQVAKLFGLFPKKGTIAVGSDADIVIFDPHVERVISAETHHMNVDYSAFEGMKVTGEPITVLSRGEFVIRDKQFVGQIGHGQYIKRNKFNTQLVNKDEATAK